A stretch of the Lolium perenne isolate Kyuss_39 chromosome 3, Kyuss_2.0, whole genome shotgun sequence genome encodes the following:
- the LOC127340998 gene encoding uncharacterized protein — protein MTKDEDFKLVKIQTHVLRVNIHCDGCRHKVKKMLQKIEGVYSVAIDVDNHKVTVTGNVDSETLIRKLTRGGKHAELWSHQKGGNNNQGHHKGNNNNNQQKQQQQQHQKQAANPSKDGNNKNSNISHKDQGGKHGGVGNLIQGLKAFKSQHNKHQLPELSSEDDDDMYDDDEDDDEFDDDYEDELRFIGDKVSQLGILRQQAAAAAANVKNKNGNGANVNNNQSNGKKGGSGATVGNHHQNQKMNMAAGANGKLGNGAQKSTGGINGLMGLNHGLGAGGAASGGYTGGYSHPSYAATGYGGLQQQHLQQQQNSNLMASMQSGFHNNPAAAAAMMRGLNGNMMMHQPQPQPQMMYHRSPQISPYTAYYNPYSYYYQQPAGSSSAYHPTGAGTGDVETMFSDENTKGCVVM, from the exons ACCCATGTCTTGAGGGTGAACATACACTGTGATGGGTGCAGGCACAAGGTGAAGAAGATGCTCCAGAAGATTGAAG GCGTCTACTCGGTGGCCATCGATGTGGACAACCACAAGGTCACGGTGACTGGCAATGTGGACTCTGAGACACTGATCAGGAAGCTCACCAGAGGTGGCAAGCACGCAGAGCTGTGGTCACATCAGAAGGGCGGCAACAACAACCAGGGCCACCACaagggcaacaacaacaacaatcagcagaagcagcagcaacagcagcatcagaAGCAGGCTGCCAACCCAAGCAAGGATGGCAACAACAAGAACAGCAACATCAGCCACAAGGACCAGGGCGGCAAGCATGGTGGAGTTGGGAACCTCATTCAGGGCCTCAAGGCCTTCAAGAGCCAGCACAACAAGCACCAGCTCCCTGAGCTGAGCTCGGAGGACGACGATGACATGTATGatgatgacgaagacgatgacgaGTTTGACGATGACTATGAAGACGAGCTCCGCTTCATCGGGGACAAGGTGAGCCAGCTCGGCATCCTCAGGCAGCAAGCTGCGGCTGCGGCGGCCAATGTCAAGAACAAGAACGGCAACGGTGCCAATGTCAACAATAACCAGAGCAACGGAAAGAAAGGGGGTAGTGGTGCCACGGTGGGAAACCACCACCAGAATCAGAAGATGAACATGGCTGCGGGGGCGAATGGCAAGCTGGGGAATGGTGCACAGAAGAGCACCGGCGGCATCAATGGCTTGATGGGCCTGAACCATGGCCTGGGGGCAGGAGGCGCTGCTTCTGGGGGCTACACAGGCGGCTACAGCCACCCATCTTATGCTGCCACCGGCTATGGAGGGCTTCAGCAACAGCACCTCCAGCAGCAGCAGAACAGCAACCTGATGGCGAGCATGCAGTCCGGGTTCCATAACAACCCGGCAGCCGCGGCGGCGATGATGAGGGGCCTGAACGGCAACATGATGATGCACCAGCCGCAGCCACAGCCGCAGATGATGTACCACCGGTCTCCCCAGATCAGCCCGTACACCGCCTACTACAACCCGTACAGCTACTACTACCAACAACCTGCGGGCAGCAGCTCTGCTTACCATCCCACCGGCGCCGGCACTGGGGATGTCGAGACCATGTTCAGTGACGAGAACACCAAGGGCTGTGTTGTCATGTAG
- the LOC127340997 gene encoding uncharacterized protein, with product MARRLLARHLSPLLRLGARCPAHRPSPALAVTRRRTLGPASCPPVWAPQGIRFFADDRSHYDLFGKRRPGDEGFRKAWQENVDEEDCLWTASEDEDEEEENDTKMEREMKKVKKQAKENANLVDGDDSDELRSICPESDEDDMNLWSGSEEDDDNDIPTEPHPNERSDPYIDKVFEFDEAPKYRTISELLKAEKEPPELSPGKQARKLAVENALKKLKKGPDGRYINVFDVVTDIDILIGAFENIVSGPEYAELREGGPKKLNIQFFKDIQARMRDPNFKFSPELKLKPKSKLVPKKKWQKAQSRKRKNDKR from the exons ATGGCTCGCCGCCTCCTCGCCCGCCACCTCTCCCCCCTCCTCCGCCTCGGTGCCCGCTGCCCCGCGCACCGCCCCTCTCCGGCTCTCGCCGTCACGCGCCGCCGAACCCTTGGTCCGGCGTCATGTCCCCCGGTCTGGGCTCCCCAAG GAATACGATTCTTTGCTGATGATCGTTCACACTACGATCTGTTTGGTAAAAGAAGGCCAGGCGATGAAGGGTTCAGGAAAGCTTGGCAGGAGAATGTTGACGAGGAGGACTGCCTCTGGACAGCCAGTGAGGACGAGGATGAAGAGGAAGAGAATGACACAAAAATGGAGAGGGAGATGAAGAAAGTGAAGAAGCAAGCCAAGGAAAATGCAAACCTCGTAGATGGCGACGACAGTGACGAGTTAAGAAGTATATGCCCTGAGAGCGATGAAGACGATATGAATCTCTGGAGTGGTAGTGAAGAGGACGATGACAACGATATCCCTACCGAGCCACACCCCAATGAACGCAGTGATCCATATATTGATAAGGTGTTTGAATTTGATGAGGCACCCAAATACCGCACAATCTCTGAGCTGTTAAAAGCTGAGAAGGAACCACCAGAGCTTTCGCCAGGAAAGCAAGCAAGAAAACTTGCTGTAGAAAATGCTCTCAAAAAGTTGAAAAAGGGGCCTGATGGACGCTACATTAACGTGTTTGATGTTGTCACTGATATAGATATCCTGATTGGAGCATTTGAGAACATTGTCTCGGGACCAGAATATGCAGAGCTGCGGGAGGGTGGACCAAAGAAGCTCAATATCCAGTTCTTTAAGGATATACAAGCACGCATGAGAGACCCAAATTTCAAATTTTCTCCGGAGTTAAAGTTAAAGCCCAAGAGTAAGTTAGTGCCTAAGAAAAAATGGCAGAAAGCACAATCAAGGAAGAGAAAGAATGACAAACGTTGA